GGTGAGCCGAGACACGACCACTCTGCTTCAGGCCGTCCGTGCGGGCGATCGCGATGCGTTCGACGCGCTGTTTGTGCTCGCCTACGAAGATCTTCGCCGCGCGGCGCACCAGCGGCTGGCCCGCCACCGTCCCGGCGAGACGCTGAACACCTCCGTCCTCGTGCATGAGGCCTACGTCCGGCTGGTGGATGGGGCGAAGGCGGAGCCCGTCGACCGTGCGCATTTCCTGGCGCTCGCGTCGCGCGCGATGCGCTTCGTCCTGATCGATCACGTCCGTTCGGGCGCTGCGCAGAAGCGCGGCGGTGGACAGTTCAACATCTCGCTGGATGACGTACAGGTGGCGGCGCCTGAGAACTCGCCCGACCTGCTCGCGTTGAACCAAGCGCTCGACAACCTTTCGGAGTACAGCCCGCGGCTGGGCAGAGTCGTCGAGTACCGCTTCTTCGGAGGGCTGACGTACGAGGAGATCGCCGCTGCCACGGGTGCGTCCGTGCCGACCGTCAAGCGTGACTGGGTACGTGCACGTGCGTGGCTGTTCGATGCGATGCAGACGGACGGCGTAACCAGCAACTGAGGTCGGTGCGCAGTGACGATGTCGCGGGAGCGCTGGCAACGGATCGACGATTTGTTCGCCGCAGCGCTCGAGATCGAGCCGTCCGCTCGTGATGCCTGGCTCACGGCGCAATGTGCCGGAGACACGGAATTGCTCGCGCACGTGCGCCGGCTGCTGCGGCGGGCTGAGGAAGCCGAGGTCGTGCTCGGCGATTCGGTCACGCGCTACGCCTCGGACATCCTGGAGTCGCTCGGCGGCGAGGCAGTGGCTGACGAGGCCCTGGCGGCCGGCACGCGCATCGGACCGTACCGGCTGATCCGCGAGGTCGGGCGCGGCGGCATGGGCACCGTGTACCTGGCCGAACGGGCGGACGCCGAGTTCGAGAAGCGGGTCGCCCTCAAGCTCGTGCGCCGCGGGATGGACACCGAGGACGTGCTGCTGCGCTTCCGCTTCGAGCGGCAGATCCTCGCCTCGCTCGAGCACCCCTCCATCGCCCGACTCTACGACGGCGGCGCTGCGCCCGACGGCAGGCCGTACCTCGTCATGGAGTACATCGAGGGCGAGCCGATCACCCGCTATGCGGAGACGCACGGGCTCGGTATCGACGAACGGTTGCGGCTGTTCGGAGACGTATGCGACGCGGTCGCGTTCG
The DNA window shown above is from Longimicrobiales bacterium and carries:
- a CDS encoding sigma-70 family RNA polymerase sigma factor, with amino-acid sequence MSRDTTTLLQAVRAGDRDAFDALFVLAYEDLRRAAHQRLARHRPGETLNTSVLVHEAYVRLVDGAKAEPVDRAHFLALASRAMRFVLIDHVRSGAAQKRGGGQFNISLDDVQVAAPENSPDLLALNQALDNLSEYSPRLGRVVEYRFFGGLTYEEIAAATGASVPTVKRDWVRARAWLFDAMQTDGVTSN